Proteins found in one Mucilaginibacter inviolabilis genomic segment:
- a CDS encoding PAS domain S-box protein, with product MTKRQQENLIAEKERLEALRSYQVLDTLPEKEYDAITRLASFICNVPVALITLIDADRQWFKSKYGADVGETPRVGAFCNYTIQHDVLMEIYDTLEDETFKDNIYVTTQNIRFYAGAPLITPDGYRLGSLCVLDVVPHKLTAEQKDALQTLASEVMSRFNLHKEKIKLEESLSQHQEFHDLFDSSPDIHCIMDRDFIVKRINRSVETVLGYDPEEIIGKSIWNFLPGEARLTTLEKLKGGLTNHQHKFILETEVLTSQQDRRWISWSITFKDDRYFASGRDISYQKRVVKELEELSMVASKVGNGVVISSATDEVVWVNEAFEHITGYNLADVENKYLGATLKGKPSDAAAIEKLEASIKKKESYEVELLINHKNGKPTWITVINSIIRNQNGEVDKSIRIIIDITARKKIEQELEILSFAARKSPSGIFIRDAEGRILWMNEALENIIGYSFAELEGKIMGNTFVGEDTDLKVVESAIKAVEENRPYEIEVKLYKKDRTPRWVFLSNSPLFNEAGNVDRQIGVMVDITERKKSEEELTKLSLVASNTTSGINNSEGKVEWVNKAFENITGYTINEVNGNHLGDVLKGELTDISIIQKARELSQNKQSFEVDLLIYRKDGQPLWISVINSVIIGNGGNVDKYIEVIIDITAKKKAEIELIMAKEEALQLSRAKDMFISVMSHEIRTPLNAVIGMSHLLLEDSPLESQKENLSILQFSAENLMTLINDVLDFTKIETGNIELEKANVDMRELIQSINTSMRYRAEEKNIYLSESIDDAVPAVVIGDRTRLCQILLNLVSNAVKFTDEGGINIDLKVIQESDKDVRIRFSVSDTGIGIATDKLHTIFEQFKQAEPDTTRKYGGTGLGLAISKRLIELHDSRINVDSIPNKGSTFWFTITFKKKTSTHLNNNSSNLEAGLKINVLVVDDNQINRLLINKILKKWGANADFAENGVEAIHKIENNRNYNVVLMDIHMPQMGGLEATQIIRAMPDPYFQQLPIIALTASMLSNQMGEIDNAGMNDYVLKPFDPKSLYDKLSRYQHQ from the coding sequence ATGACCAAAAGGCAGCAGGAAAATTTAATAGCAGAAAAGGAGCGTTTAGAGGCCCTGCGGTCGTACCAGGTTTTAGACACATTACCCGAAAAGGAATATGATGCTATTACCCGGCTTGCTTCTTTTATATGTAATGTTCCCGTTGCGCTGATCACGTTAATTGACGCTGACCGGCAATGGTTCAAATCAAAATATGGCGCCGATGTGGGGGAAACACCCCGTGTCGGCGCTTTTTGTAATTATACTATTCAACATGATGTTTTGATGGAGATATATGATACCCTGGAGGATGAAACCTTTAAGGATAACATTTATGTCACTACGCAAAACATCCGGTTTTATGCTGGTGCTCCCTTAATTACCCCTGACGGATACCGTTTAGGTTCGCTTTGTGTTTTGGATGTGGTACCTCATAAACTTACTGCAGAACAAAAGGATGCCTTGCAAACGCTGGCCAGCGAGGTTATGTCGCGCTTTAATCTGCATAAAGAAAAAATTAAACTCGAAGAAAGCCTTTCGCAGCATCAGGAATTTCATGATCTTTTTGATAGCTCTCCGGATATCCATTGCATTATGGACAGAGATTTTATCGTAAAGCGCATTAACCGCTCGGTAGAGACAGTTTTAGGTTATGATCCTGAGGAGATTATTGGTAAATCTATCTGGAATTTTTTACCTGGCGAGGCCCGGCTTACCACCTTAGAAAAACTAAAAGGTGGCTTAACTAATCATCAGCATAAATTTATTTTAGAAACCGAGGTGCTTACATCTCAACAAGATAGGCGATGGATAAGCTGGTCAATCACTTTTAAAGATGATAGATACTTTGCCAGTGGCCGCGACATCAGTTACCAAAAACGGGTGGTGAAAGAGCTGGAAGAGCTATCCATGGTAGCCAGTAAAGTGGGTAATGGTGTAGTGATCAGTAGTGCAACTGATGAGGTGGTGTGGGTAAATGAGGCGTTTGAACATATTACCGGTTATAACCTGGCCGATGTGGAAAATAAATACCTGGGGGCAACTTTAAAAGGCAAACCCAGCGACGCTGCAGCCATAGAAAAATTAGAAGCCTCCATAAAAAAGAAAGAATCATACGAGGTTGAACTCCTGATAAATCATAAAAACGGTAAACCAACCTGGATCACGGTTATCAATTCCATTATTCGCAATCAGAATGGAGAAGTTGATAAATCCATCAGGATCATTATTGATATTACAGCCCGTAAAAAAATTGAGCAGGAATTAGAGATACTCTCTTTTGCCGCCCGAAAATCGCCCAGTGGCATTTTTATACGGGATGCAGAAGGCAGAATACTCTGGATGAATGAGGCTCTGGAAAATATTATTGGCTACTCATTTGCCGAGCTGGAAGGAAAGATCATGGGTAACACCTTCGTAGGTGAAGATACCGATCTGAAGGTGGTGGAAAGTGCAATAAAGGCAGTAGAAGAAAACAGGCCTTATGAGATAGAAGTAAAATTATACAAAAAAGATCGTACGCCGCGCTGGGTATTTTTATCCAATAGTCCTTTATTTAATGAGGCTGGTAATGTCGACCGGCAAATTGGCGTAATGGTTGATATCACGGAACGCAAAAAGAGTGAAGAGGAGCTTACCAAACTTTCGTTAGTAGCCAGTAACACCACAAGTGGAATAAATAACAGCGAAGGGAAGGTAGAATGGGTAAATAAAGCCTTTGAAAACATTACCGGGTATACGATCAATGAGGTAAATGGCAATCATTTGGGCGATGTGCTGAAAGGAGAGTTAACAGATATCTCTATCATTCAAAAAGCACGTGAACTATCCCAAAATAAACAATCATTTGAGGTTGATCTGCTCATTTACCGGAAAGACGGGCAGCCTTTATGGATATCTGTTATCAACTCGGTAATTATCGGAAACGGTGGTAACGTTGATAAATATATCGAAGTAATTATTGATATAACAGCTAAAAAGAAAGCCGAGATAGAACTGATCATGGCCAAGGAAGAGGCCTTGCAGTTAAGTAGAGCCAAAGATATGTTTATATCGGTGATGAGCCATGAAATACGAACACCACTTAATGCAGTGATCGGTATGTCGCACCTGCTGCTCGAAGATAGTCCGTTGGAGTCGCAAAAGGAAAATTTGAGTATACTTCAATTTTCGGCTGAGAATTTGATGACCCTGATTAATGATGTGCTGGATTTCACTAAGATAGAAACCGGTAATATTGAATTGGAGAAGGCAAATGTGGATATGCGGGAGCTTATTCAGAGCATCAACACTTCCATGCGTTACCGTGCTGAAGAAAAAAATATTTACCTTAGCGAAAGCATTGATGATGCTGTGCCTGCAGTTGTGATAGGCGACAGAACCCGCTTATGCCAGATATTGTTGAACCTGGTGAGCAATGCGGTTAAGTTTACAGACGAAGGCGGAATTAATATCGACCTGAAGGTAATTCAGGAAAGTGATAAGGATGTACGGATACGGTTCTCTGTATCAGATACAGGCATAGGTATTGCAACCGATAAACTGCATACCATATTTGAACAGTTTAAACAAGCCGAACCTGATACTACACGTAAATATGGTGGCACCGGCCTGGGTTTAGCTATTAGTAAAAGACTGATCGAACTTCATGATTCAAGGATAAACGTTGATAGCATACCAAACAAGGGTTCTACTTTTTGGTTTACTATAACGTTTAAGAAGAAAACAAGTACCCATTTGAACAATAACAGCAGCAATTTGGAAGCAGGACTTAAGATAAATGTTTTAGTAGTTGATGATAATCAGATAAACCGGCTATTGATTAACAAGATCCTGAAAAAATGGGGTGCTAATGCTGATTTTGCAGAAAATGGTGTTGAAGCTATCCACAAAATAGAAAATAATCGTAACTATAATGTGGTATTAATGGATATCCACATGCCGCAAATGGGAGGCCTTGAGGCTACCCAGATCATACGGGCTATGCCCGATCCCTATTTTCAGCAGTTACCCATTATTGCCTTAACCGCGTCGATGCTGAGCAACCAAATGGGTGAGATTGATAACGCCGGGATGAATGATTATGTATTAAAACCGTTTGACCCCAAGTCACTCTATGATAAGCTGAGCCGGTATCAGCACCAGTAA
- a CDS encoding amidohydrolase family protein produces the protein MKSFRADYVFPIFADPIKNGIVTVDDQGKIISVTDHNNPPDGPVEKLSGIICPGFVNTHCHVELSHLKDKITPKGGLVNFIKDIQATRKADDKQISDAIQKADDEMYANGIVAVGDISNSNASIPVKTASKLYYHTFIETFGFLPQNAQGIFDRAMELMQEFKPQPCSITPHAPYSVSKELFKLIRKHSDAEPNLISIHNQECEDENKFYRYKLGGFIELYEHFGIDISHFKPQARNSLQSIIPLLTNKQQVLLVHNTCTNLKDIYFIKRFDRKINWCFCPNANLYIENRLPKIPLFIDQGFNITLGTDSLASNDKLCILSEMRTIQKKFPTISTAKLLEWATINGATFLGIDDEKGTIEPGKTPGLNLITGLDGLKITPESKVRKLV, from the coding sequence ATGAAAAGTTTTAGAGCCGATTACGTTTTTCCAATTTTTGCCGATCCTATTAAGAATGGAATAGTTACTGTTGATGATCAGGGTAAAATCATTTCAGTTACAGACCATAATAACCCTCCTGATGGCCCCGTTGAAAAACTAAGCGGTATTATTTGCCCCGGGTTTGTAAATACCCACTGCCATGTTGAGCTTTCGCACCTGAAAGATAAAATAACCCCTAAGGGCGGGCTGGTGAACTTTATAAAAGATATACAGGCAACGCGCAAGGCTGATGATAAACAAATATCGGATGCCATTCAAAAAGCCGATGATGAAATGTATGCGAATGGTATTGTAGCAGTTGGCGATATCTCCAATAGCAATGCCAGCATTCCAGTTAAAACTGCCAGCAAACTGTACTACCATACTTTTATTGAAACTTTTGGCTTTTTGCCGCAAAACGCCCAGGGTATTTTTGACAGAGCTATGGAGCTTATGCAGGAATTTAAGCCGCAGCCCTGTTCCATTACGCCGCACGCACCATACTCGGTATCCAAAGAGCTTTTTAAGCTGATCCGGAAACATAGTGATGCCGAACCTAACCTCATTAGCATTCATAACCAGGAGTGTGAGGACGAAAATAAATTCTACAGGTATAAATTGGGTGGCTTTATTGAGCTTTATGAGCATTTTGGTATCGATATCAGTCATTTTAAACCGCAAGCACGTAACTCCTTGCAATCCATTATTCCTTTACTAACCAATAAGCAGCAGGTTTTGCTGGTACATAACACCTGTACCAATTTAAAAGATATCTATTTTATAAAACGGTTTGACCGTAAAATAAACTGGTGTTTTTGCCCAAATGCTAATTTGTATATCGAAAACCGCCTTCCAAAAATCCCTCTTTTTATTGATCAGGGTTTTAACATTACATTGGGTACCGATAGTCTGGCCTCAAACGATAAATTGTGTATTCTGAGCGAAATGCGTACCATTCAAAAAAAGTTTCCAACCATCAGCACCGCTAAATTACTGGAATGGGCAACTATAAACGGAGCCACGTTTTTAGGTATCGATGATGAAAAAGGTACAATTGAGCCTGGCAAAACACCCGGACTAAACCTGATAACCGGTTTAGACGGCTTAAAGATCACCCCCGAAAGTAAGGTTAGGAAATTAGTTTAA
- a CDS encoding ComF family protein produces MKLLRGYLADFVSLLFPELCPACQASLVANEYIICSDCRYNLPYTNFHLHADNIVAQQFYGKLKVEAAYALYYFTKGGKVQNLMHHFKYKGMQRIGNLLGNMAGTQLAQNPIFNSVDLIVPVPLHKKRLRERGYNQSSRFAEGLAEKLPAALEDNNLQRSVATATQTHKSRFARFENMQDVFMIKHPERLINKHVLLVDDIVTTGSTLEACGIELLKIPGLTLSIATIAYAQ; encoded by the coding sequence ATGAAATTGCTGCGTGGCTATCTGGCCGATTTTGTTTCCCTGCTTTTTCCCGAATTATGCCCGGCCTGCCAGGCCAGCCTTGTAGCCAACGAGTATATTATTTGCTCCGATTGCAGGTACAATTTACCCTATACCAACTTTCATTTACATGCCGACAACATTGTTGCCCAACAATTTTATGGTAAACTAAAAGTTGAGGCAGCTTATGCGCTGTATTATTTTACCAAGGGCGGCAAAGTGCAAAACCTGATGCATCATTTTAAATATAAAGGCATGCAACGGATAGGTAACTTATTAGGCAACATGGCCGGTACCCAATTAGCTCAAAATCCTATTTTTAATTCTGTGGATCTGATCGTTCCCGTACCTCTGCACAAAAAACGTTTGAGGGAACGGGGTTATAATCAAAGTTCCCGCTTTGCGGAAGGTTTGGCTGAAAAACTACCTGCTGCTTTAGAAGATAATAATTTGCAGCGTTCGGTAGCCACAGCAACGCAAACCCATAAATCGCGCTTTGCCCGTTTCGAGAATATGCAGGATGTATTCATGATCAAACACCCCGAAAGACTCATCAACAAACACGTTCTATTGGTTGACGATATTGTAACTACAGGCTCAACTCTGGAGGCCTGTGGTATCGAACTGTTAAAGATACCCGGACTTACGTTAAGCATTGCCACAATTGCCTATGCACAATAA
- a CDS encoding segregation and condensation protein A, translated as MTDDSFAIKLPQFEGPFDLLLFFIERDELDIHDIPIARIADDFLNYIHQMTSLNMELASEFIFVAATLMRIKAKMLLPRYEADDAGDEADTKENLIRKLIEYKKFKELCEEIRPYEEERFKQEKRGNIKHDLEQVEKVTHPGEELSELSLYKLMMVHERLMRNYLNRSEEVKHTVVQYPYTIEKQKKAVADLLKINKMLDFKAIAGHSENKVHFVYNFLAVLEMLQQELIDIQIGLGYNNFWISAREI; from the coding sequence ATGACCGACGACAGCTTTGCTATAAAATTACCCCAGTTTGAAGGTCCGTTTGATCTGCTGCTTTTTTTTATCGAAAGGGATGAGCTGGATATACATGATATCCCCATAGCCCGAATAGCCGACGATTTTTTAAACTACATACACCAAATGACCAGCCTTAACATGGAGCTGGCCAGCGAATTTATTTTTGTGGCAGCCACCCTGATGCGTATCAAGGCAAAAATGCTGTTACCACGCTATGAGGCTGATGACGCAGGCGACGAAGCTGATACCAAAGAAAACCTGATCAGGAAGCTGATCGAGTATAAAAAGTTCAAGGAACTGTGCGAAGAGATACGCCCCTATGAAGAAGAGCGCTTTAAACAGGAAAAGCGGGGTAATATAAAGCACGACCTGGAGCAGGTAGAAAAGGTTACTCATCCGGGTGAAGAATTATCGGAACTCAGCTTATACAAACTGATGATGGTGCATGAGCGGCTGATGCGAAACTACCTTAACCGCAGCGAAGAGGTAAAACATACCGTGGTTCAGTACCCGTACACTATCGAAAAGCAGAAGAAAGCAGTAGCCGATTTGCTGAAGATTAATAAAATGCTTGATTTTAAAGCGATTGCAGGGCATTCGGAAAATAAGGTGCACTTTGTTTACAACTTTTTGGCCGTATTAGAAATGCTGCAGCAGGAGCTGATTGATATACAGATTGGGTTAGGTTATAATAATTTCTGGATATCAGCCAGGGAGATTTGA
- the rlmN gene encoding 23S rRNA (adenine(2503)-C(2))-methyltransferase RlmN, producing the protein MNNAKDKIDIRSLGLEALQDHFIRMGEKSFRAKQIYEWLWKKSCFSFNEMSNISKELRTKLDENFVINNVKINSSQVSADKTIKNSFILHDTHLIEGVLIPTPGRMTACVSSQVGCSLTCKFCATGYMERKRNLNPDEIYDQVVLIDKQARENYGVPLSNIVYMGMGEPLLNYANMMKSVERITAEDGLNMSAKRITVSTAGIAKMIKKLGDDQVKFNLALSLHAANDEKRNTIMPINEQNSLKALAEALKYYYAKTKNPVTYEYIIFDGVNDGIQDAMELAKFCKHLPCKVNIIEYNPIAFASYINAGEDKVEAFAAYLQKQGINTHLRRSRGKDIDAACGQLAIKEKGKIAEV; encoded by the coding sequence GTGAATAATGCAAAAGATAAAATAGACATCCGCAGCCTCGGTCTGGAAGCCTTGCAGGACCATTTTATCCGTATGGGGGAAAAAAGTTTCAGGGCTAAACAAATTTATGAATGGCTTTGGAAAAAATCGTGCTTCTCTTTCAACGAAATGAGCAATATTTCAAAAGAACTGCGCACCAAACTCGATGAAAATTTTGTTATTAACAACGTTAAAATAAATTCATCACAGGTTAGTGCTGATAAAACTATAAAAAATTCTTTTATTTTACACGATACTCATCTAATTGAGGGGGTTTTAATTCCAACCCCAGGCCGGATGACTGCTTGTGTATCTTCGCAGGTTGGCTGCAGTCTTACCTGTAAATTCTGCGCTACCGGGTATATGGAGCGTAAAAGAAACCTTAACCCTGATGAAATTTACGACCAGGTTGTACTGATAGACAAGCAGGCGCGTGAAAACTATGGGGTTCCATTATCCAATATTGTATACATGGGCATGGGCGAGCCTTTGCTCAATTATGCCAATATGATGAAATCTGTTGAGCGCATCACTGCCGAGGATGGATTGAACATGTCGGCTAAAAGAATTACCGTTTCCACTGCCGGTATTGCCAAAATGATCAAAAAGCTGGGCGACGATCAGGTAAAATTCAACCTTGCCTTATCGTTACACGCCGCAAATGACGAAAAACGCAATACCATTATGCCTATTAATGAGCAAAATTCATTAAAGGCCCTCGCCGAAGCTTTAAAATATTACTACGCCAAAACCAAAAACCCCGTGACTTACGAATACATCATTTTTGATGGTGTTAACGACGGAATACAGGATGCAATGGAGCTGGCTAAATTTTGCAAGCACCTGCCTTGTAAGGTAAATATCATTGAATATAACCCCATTGCCTTTGCCAGCTATATTAACGCCGGCGAAGATAAGGTAGAGGCATTTGCCGCTTATTTGCAAAAACAAGGCATCAACACTCACCTTCGCCGTAGCCGGGGTAAGGATATTGACGCAGCCTGCGGGCAATTAGCTATTAAAGAAAAAGGTAAGATTGCCGAAGTTTAA
- a CDS encoding acylphosphatase: protein MIRHLDITVKGKVQGVFYRKSTKAVADQLGVRGFVKNEANGDVFIAAEADDTLLEMFMEWCNEGPEDAEVTSVESHEGELKNYRNFEVVKRAL from the coding sequence ATGATAAGGCATCTCGATATTACTGTTAAAGGAAAAGTTCAAGGCGTTTTTTACCGCAAATCAACCAAAGCCGTAGCCGATCAGTTAGGGGTAAGGGGCTTTGTTAAAAATGAAGCCAATGGTGATGTTTTTATAGCTGCCGAAGCTGATGATACCCTGCTCGAAATGTTTATGGAATGGTGCAACGAAGGCCCTGAAGACGCCGAAGTAACTTCGGTAGAAAGCCATGAGGGCGAATTAAAAAACTATCGTAATTTTGAGGTTGTAAAAAGAGCCCTGTAG
- the glyA gene encoding serine hydroxymethyltransferase: MKRDKLIFKLLDEEQQRQEEGIELIASENFVSRQVMEAAGSVATNKYAEGLPGKRYYGGCQVVDEIETIAIERAKQLFNAEWANVQPHSGAQANAAVMLAVLQPGDKILGFDLSHGGHLTHGSPVNFSGKLYEPHFYGVVKETGLVDYKQLEKVALKEKPKLIICGASAYSRDWDYEFIRKVADKVGALVLADISHPAGLIARGLLNDPLPHCHIVTTTTHKTLRGPRGGLILLGKDFENPFGIKTPKGEIKMMSSLLDMAVFPGTQGGPLEHIIAAKAIAFGEALSEGYMKYILQVKKNAAAMAEAFVKRGYEIISGGTDNHLMLIDLRNKNITGKAAENALVTADITVNKNMVPYDDKSPFVTSGIRVGTSAITTRGMKEKQMELIVELIDAVIADPENEPSLKKIRKKVHKLMHDYPLYRETSAE; the protein is encoded by the coding sequence ATGAAAAGAGACAAATTAATTTTTAAGTTATTGGATGAAGAGCAGCAACGCCAGGAAGAAGGTATTGAGCTGATAGCATCTGAGAATTTTGTGAGCCGTCAGGTTATGGAAGCTGCAGGCTCTGTCGCTACTAATAAATATGCCGAAGGTTTACCGGGCAAACGTTATTATGGCGGTTGCCAGGTAGTTGATGAAATTGAAACTATTGCTATTGAAAGAGCCAAGCAATTGTTCAATGCCGAATGGGCAAACGTTCAGCCACATTCTGGCGCTCAGGCTAATGCTGCCGTGATGCTGGCCGTGCTTCAACCGGGCGACAAAATATTAGGATTTGATCTGTCACACGGCGGCCACTTAACCCATGGCTCACCGGTTAACTTTTCTGGTAAATTATATGAACCGCATTTTTACGGTGTAGTTAAAGAAACCGGTTTGGTTGATTATAAGCAACTGGAAAAAGTTGCCCTTAAAGAAAAACCAAAACTGATCATTTGCGGTGCTTCGGCTTACTCGCGCGATTGGGATTATGAATTTATACGTAAAGTGGCCGATAAAGTAGGGGCATTGGTGCTGGCCGATATATCGCACCCTGCCGGACTTATTGCCAGGGGATTACTAAACGATCCGCTGCCGCATTGCCATATTGTAACTACTACAACACACAAAACATTGCGTGGCCCGCGTGGTGGTCTGATCCTGTTAGGTAAAGATTTTGAAAATCCATTTGGCATAAAAACACCAAAAGGCGAAATAAAGATGATGTCGTCGTTACTGGATATGGCTGTTTTCCCAGGTACACAAGGTGGCCCGCTAGAGCATATCATCGCTGCAAAAGCCATAGCCTTTGGCGAAGCCTTAAGCGAAGGTTATATGAAGTACATTCTGCAGGTTAAAAAGAACGCCGCAGCTATGGCCGAAGCCTTTGTTAAACGGGGTTATGAGATTATATCAGGGGGCACAGATAACCATTTGATGCTGATCGATCTGCGTAATAAAAACATTACCGGTAAAGCAGCTGAAAATGCTTTGGTAACTGCCGATATCACGGTGAACAAAAATATGGTGCCTTATGATGACAAGTCGCCATTTGTTACTTCTGGTATACGCGTAGGTACCTCGGCTATTACTACCCGTGGCATGAAAGAAAAACAAATGGAACTCATTGTAGAACTGATAGATGCCGTAATTGCCGATCCGGAAAATGAACCTTCTTTAAAGAAAATACGTAAAAAGGTTCACAAGCTGATGCACGACTATCCGTTGTACAGAGAAACCAGCGCGGAATAA
- a CDS encoding glycosyltransferase family 87 protein encodes MTKRFLYLTGYQWVWVLYLAVAVYCWQFKYFRHIDNNYLIFRQAYYHARAGLNLYLLYPAEYSDVFLYGPTFTILVAPFAIPSEAVGFFLWQIVNALAFLLAVHLLPFNNRIKTAILLLCVIEFSNTSHYMQINALIAALIIISFMLVKKGRDEWATLFIIAGTLIKFYPVVGLAFFFFSRNKLKFITSTIVWAGVLFALPMIISGPHYIIQSYQDWFHELSLKNAMNVSLTGSIDWCIMGVARRLTQNAAIPNTPFLIAGAIIFAIPLLRFKQFSSLKFQLQVLCSALMMVVLFSTGSEHPTYIIATAGAVIYMMMQDKPFTTFNIVMLVLLLVITGLGPSDAFPRPAREWMSNLAMKAWPCIIIWVKIAWELIFKDFPADKGFTLSEQTI; translated from the coding sequence ATGACAAAAAGGTTTCTTTATTTAACCGGCTATCAATGGGTTTGGGTGCTATATTTAGCAGTTGCGGTTTACTGCTGGCAATTTAAGTACTTCAGGCATATTGATAATAACTACCTCATATTCCGCCAGGCTTATTACCATGCCAGAGCCGGGCTAAACTTATACTTATTATATCCTGCAGAATATTCTGATGTGTTTTTATATGGTCCTACGTTTACCATATTGGTAGCGCCATTCGCCATCCCTTCAGAAGCAGTAGGGTTTTTCCTTTGGCAAATAGTCAATGCGCTTGCCTTCTTGCTGGCAGTACACTTGCTGCCATTTAACAACCGGATAAAAACAGCCATCCTTTTACTGTGTGTTATTGAATTTTCCAATACCTCACATTACATGCAGATCAATGCGCTTATAGCCGCCTTGATTATCATAAGTTTTATGCTGGTCAAAAAAGGCAGGGACGAATGGGCTACACTATTTATTATTGCAGGTACTTTAATAAAGTTTTACCCGGTGGTTGGTTTGGCGTTTTTCTTTTTCTCCCGTAACAAATTAAAGTTTATTACGAGCACAATAGTATGGGCGGGCGTTTTGTTTGCCTTACCCATGATCATTTCCGGCCCTCATTATATTATCCAATCATATCAGGACTGGTTTCATGAGTTGAGCCTAAAAAACGCTATGAATGTAAGTTTAACCGGCAGTATAGATTGGTGTATTATGGGTGTAGCTCGTCGTTTAACTCAAAATGCGGCCATTCCTAACACACCTTTTTTGATAGCCGGGGCTATTATTTTTGCCATCCCTCTGCTCCGGTTTAAACAGTTTAGCTCGCTGAAATTTCAGTTACAGGTATTATGTTCGGCCCTGATGATGGTGGTATTGTTTAGTACCGGATCAGAACATCCAACTTATATTATAGCTACAGCAGGCGCAGTAATTTATATGATGATGCAGGATAAGCCTTTTACTACTTTCAATATAGTGATGTTGGTATTATTGTTGGTTATTACCGGTTTAGGGCCCAGCGACGCATTCCCAAGACCAGCGCGCGAATGGATGAGCAACCTGGCTATGAAGGCATGGCCCTGCATTATAATATGGGTAAAAATTGCCTGGGAATTGATCTTTAAGGATTTCCCTGCTGACAAGGGATTTACGTTGAGCGAACAAACGATTTAA